A region of Plantactinospora sp. BC1 DNA encodes the following proteins:
- the pcaG gene encoding protocatechuate 3,4-dioxygenase subunit alpha produces MTERHTDLSPTFGTGPAVDTSAEPAATAALAPTPPLGSTPAQTVGPYLHIGLLWPDGPDVVPDGTPGAIWIRGQIFDGAGEAVPDALVETWQADPDGRFDHPDDPRGARPPSVPGFRGFGRSATDPDGRYEIRTLRPGALPGPDGETEAPHLNLSIFARGLLHRLVTRLYFPDEEAANAADPVLGSIDPARRATLVARPAPDGFRFDIHLQGPDETVFFAV; encoded by the coding sequence ATGACTGAGCGGCACACCGACCTGAGCCCGACCTTCGGTACCGGCCCGGCCGTCGACACCTCCGCCGAGCCGGCCGCCACGGCGGCGCTGGCCCCGACGCCGCCGCTCGGCTCGACGCCCGCGCAGACGGTCGGGCCGTACCTGCACATCGGCCTGCTCTGGCCGGACGGCCCGGACGTGGTGCCGGACGGGACCCCCGGGGCGATCTGGATCCGCGGCCAGATCTTCGACGGCGCCGGTGAGGCGGTGCCGGACGCGCTGGTGGAGACCTGGCAGGCGGATCCGGACGGCCGGTTCGACCATCCGGACGACCCCCGGGGCGCCCGCCCGCCGTCGGTACCCGGATTCCGTGGCTTCGGCCGCAGCGCCACCGACCCCGACGGCCGGTACGAGATCCGTACCCTCAGGCCCGGTGCCCTGCCCGGCCCGGACGGTGAGACCGAGGCACCGCACCTGAACCTGTCGATCTTCGCGCGCGGCCTGCTGCACCGGCTGGTGACCCGGCTCTACTTCCCGGACGAGGAGGCGGCGAACGCCGCCGACCCGGTGCTCGGCTCGATCGACCCGGCCCGCCGCGCCACCCTGGTGGCCCGGCCGGCCCCGGACGGCTTCCGCTTCGACATCCACCTACAGGGCCCGGATGAAACCGTCTTCTTCGCGGTCTGA
- the pcaH gene encoding protocatechuate 3,4-dioxygenase subunit beta, protein MTTEHIRSADPDLPTVDAATGSTAGPTRAGRLVLPRYRHDDPDTHPPLLFPDYGSTNLRAPKQPLALLPQRLTEVTGPLLGEGRLGDLDHDLTRQHAGEPLGQRIIVHGRVLDGNGRPVPNTLVEIWQPNAAGRYRHAVDNWPAPLDPNFTGVGRTLTDADGHYRFVTVQPGAYPWRNHPNAWRPAHIHFSLFGQAFTQRLVTQMYFPGDPLFFQDPVFNSVRDPLARERLISRYDHSVTEPEWALGFEFDLVLRGREATPFEDGEDDD, encoded by the coding sequence ATGACCACCGAGCACATCCGTTCCGCGGACCCCGACCTGCCGACCGTCGACGCGGCGACCGGCAGCACCGCCGGCCCGACCCGCGCCGGCCGGCTGGTGCTGCCCCGCTACCGGCACGACGACCCGGACACCCACCCGCCGCTGCTCTTCCCCGACTACGGCTCCACCAACCTGCGCGCCCCGAAGCAGCCGCTGGCCCTGTTGCCGCAGCGGCTGACCGAGGTCACCGGGCCGCTGCTCGGGGAGGGCCGGCTCGGCGACCTGGACCACGACCTGACCCGGCAGCACGCCGGGGAGCCGCTCGGCCAGCGGATCATCGTGCACGGCCGGGTGCTGGACGGCAACGGCCGGCCGGTGCCGAACACCCTGGTGGAGATCTGGCAGCCGAACGCGGCCGGGCGGTACCGGCACGCGGTCGACAACTGGCCGGCACCGCTCGACCCGAACTTCACCGGGGTGGGCCGGACCCTGACCGACGCCGACGGCCACTACCGGTTCGTCACCGTGCAACCGGGCGCCTACCCCTGGCGGAACCACCCCAACGCCTGGCGGCCGGCGCACATCCACTTCTCCCTCTTCGGCCAGGCGTTCACCCAGCGGCTCGTCACCCAGATGTACTTCCCCGGCGATCCGCTCTTCTTCCAGGACCCGGTCTTCAACTCGGTCCGTGACCCGCTGGCCCGGGAGCGGCTGATCTCCCGCTACGACCACTCGGTGACCGAGCCGGAGTGGGCGCTCGGCTTCGAGTTCGACCTGGTACTGCGCGGCCGGGAGGCCACCCCCTTCGAGGACGGCGAGGACGATGACTGA
- the pcaB gene encoding 3-carboxy-cis,cis-muconate cycloisomerase — MKPSSSRSEQAAAPGAGLLTGLSGAAEVDAELTDRALLTALLDVERALAEAGADCGVLPAPAAEAIAGQCHPDRFDLAALAEGADAAGNPVVPLVRQLTEAVPAAARPWVHHGATSQDVLDSALVLVAGRAGEPLLRQLDTALAAAAGLAERHRDTVTLARTLGQAAAPTTFGLKAAGWLLALLDARTRLAAARSALPAQLGGAVGTLAALGPAGPEVAARFAARLGLAAPTLPWHTRRQPLLDLAAALGSLLAAAGKIGLDVGLLAQTEVAEVAEGGGPGRGGSSAMPHKRNPVDAVLLGAAARRGPHLVGTLFAAAVQEHERATGGWHAEWEPLLDLLRLAGGAASRIARLLSRLDVRPERMRHNLDALGGRVLAEAVAARLAPALGRADAHDVLTRAAAAPDFRAALLADPAVRARLGEPELDRALDPANWLGSAGTFVDRALREYRASGAYPNTEKPR, encoded by the coding sequence ATGAAACCGTCTTCTTCGCGGTCTGAGCAGGCGGCCGCGCCCGGCGCCGGGCTGCTCACCGGGCTCTCCGGCGCGGCCGAGGTGGACGCCGAACTCACCGACCGGGCACTGCTGACCGCGCTGCTCGACGTGGAGCGGGCGCTCGCCGAGGCGGGCGCCGACTGCGGCGTGCTGCCGGCGCCGGCCGCCGAGGCGATCGCCGGGCAGTGCCATCCCGACCGGTTCGACCTCGCCGCGCTCGCCGAGGGCGCCGACGCCGCCGGCAACCCGGTGGTGCCGCTGGTCCGCCAGCTCACCGAGGCGGTACCGGCCGCCGCCCGGCCCTGGGTGCACCACGGCGCCACCAGCCAGGACGTGCTGGACAGCGCGTTGGTGCTGGTCGCCGGCCGGGCCGGTGAGCCGCTGCTGCGCCAGCTCGACACCGCACTCGCCGCCGCCGCCGGGCTCGCCGAGCGACACCGGGACACCGTGACGCTGGCCCGTACCCTCGGCCAGGCGGCCGCACCCACCACCTTCGGGCTGAAGGCCGCCGGCTGGCTGCTCGCCCTGCTGGACGCCCGGACCCGACTCGCCGCCGCCCGGTCCGCGCTGCCGGCACAGCTCGGCGGGGCGGTCGGCACCCTGGCCGCGCTCGGCCCGGCCGGGCCGGAGGTGGCCGCCCGGTTCGCCGCCCGGCTCGGCCTCGCCGCGCCCACGCTGCCCTGGCACACCCGGCGGCAGCCGCTGCTCGACCTGGCCGCCGCGCTCGGCAGCCTGCTCGCGGCCGCCGGCAAGATCGGCCTGGACGTCGGGCTGCTCGCCCAGACCGAGGTGGCCGAGGTCGCCGAGGGCGGCGGTCCGGGCCGGGGCGGCTCATCGGCGATGCCGCACAAACGCAACCCGGTGGACGCCGTGCTGCTCGGCGCGGCCGCCCGGCGCGGGCCGCACCTGGTCGGCACGCTCTTCGCCGCCGCCGTGCAGGAGCACGAACGGGCCACCGGCGGCTGGCACGCCGAGTGGGAACCGCTGCTCGACCTGCTCCGGCTGGCCGGCGGGGCGGCCAGCCGGATCGCCCGGCTGCTCTCCCGGCTCGACGTACGCCCGGAGCGGATGCGGCACAACCTCGACGCGCTCGGCGGCCGGGTACTCGCCGAGGCGGTCGCCGCCCGACTCGCCCCGGCGCTCGGCCGGGCCGACGCGCACGACGTGCTGACCCGGGCGGCCGCCGCACCCGACTTCCGGGCCGCACTCCTGGCCGACCCGGCGGTACGGGCCCGGCTCGGCGAGCCGGAGCTGGACCGGGCG
- a CDS encoding ABC transporter substrate-binding protein, which yields MRRLAATSTAVAALLAVAACGSSSDDPAGGGSGGVDRVKVGAIPIVDVAPLHLGIAKGFFKEQNIEVEVVNTTGGSIAVTGVVSGQFDFAFGNVVSLITARSQRIPVKAITVGNSSTGKPGADFGGVVVPPDSPITDAAGLAGKNIAINNLNNITDTTTRASIRKAGGDPSNIKWTELPFPDMPAAVLGKRVDAAMVVEPFFTIAQNQGARVVAYNFAEAIPNMTVAAYFSTEQTIAQKADLTGRFKTAMETSLKYAQEHPDEARQVLQTYTKIEPAVAAKITLPAWPAEINRESVQTLADLMLTDGLLKEKVDVAELLP from the coding sequence ATGCGCCGTCTCGCCGCCACCAGCACCGCCGTTGCCGCCCTCCTCGCCGTCGCCGCCTGCGGATCCTCGTCCGACGACCCCGCCGGGGGCGGATCCGGCGGCGTGGACCGGGTGAAGGTCGGTGCGATCCCCATCGTGGACGTCGCCCCGCTGCACCTGGGCATCGCGAAGGGCTTCTTCAAGGAGCAGAACATCGAGGTCGAGGTGGTCAACACCACCGGCGGCTCCATCGCGGTGACCGGCGTGGTCAGTGGTCAGTTCGACTTCGCCTTCGGCAACGTCGTCTCGCTGATCACCGCCCGCTCGCAGAGGATCCCGGTCAAGGCGATCACGGTGGGGAACTCCTCCACCGGCAAGCCCGGCGCGGACTTCGGCGGCGTCGTGGTACCGCCGGACAGCCCGATCACCGACGCGGCCGGCCTGGCCGGCAAGAACATCGCGATCAACAACCTGAACAACATCACCGACACCACCACCCGGGCCTCGATCCGCAAGGCCGGCGGCGACCCGTCGAACATCAAGTGGACCGAACTGCCCTTCCCGGACATGCCGGCGGCGGTGCTGGGCAAGCGGGTCGACGCGGCCATGGTCGTCGAGCCGTTCTTCACCATCGCGCAGAACCAGGGCGCCCGGGTCGTGGCCTACAACTTCGCCGAGGCCATCCCGAACATGACGGTGGCGGCCTACTTCTCCACCGAGCAGACCATCGCGCAGAAGGCCGACCTGACCGGGCGGTTCAAGACCGCGATGGAGACCTCGCTGAAGTACGCCCAGGAGCACCCGGACGAGGCCCGCCAGGTGCTCCAGACGTACACCAAGATCGAGCCGGCGGTGGCCGCGAAGATCACTCTGCCGGCCTGGCCCGCCGAGATCAACCGCGAGTCGGTGCAGACCCTGGCGGACCTGATGCTGACCGACGGGCTGCTCAAGGAGAAGGTCGACGTCGCGGAACTGCTCCCGTGA
- a CDS encoding thiolase family protein — MVTNDVYVLDAVRTPIGRYGGALAGVRPDDLAAHVLRELTRRSPDLDPARIDDVLLGNANGAGEENRDVARMAVLLAGLPPTVPGATVNRLCGSGLEAVIGAARAIAVGDASICVAGGVESMTRAPWVLPKPETGYPRGHETLHSTTLGWRMVNPAMPAEWTASLGECTEILAERYGISRAEQDAFAVRSQRLAAQAWAAGAYADEVSAVPGTELETDESIRPGTSTEALARLKPVFRQDGTVTAGNSSPLNDGASALLLADRAGAEAAGRTPLARIVSRAVVGIEPQLFGIGPVRAAEEALRRAGIGWSDLAVVELNEAFAAQSLACLAQWKELDPEIVNPQGGAIALGHPLGSSGSRILGSLAWQLHRRGGGLGLAAICIGVGQGLAVVLEA, encoded by the coding sequence ATGGTGACCAACGACGTGTACGTCCTCGACGCCGTACGCACCCCGATCGGCCGGTACGGCGGCGCCCTCGCCGGAGTACGCCCCGACGACCTCGCCGCGCACGTACTGCGCGAGCTGACCCGGCGCAGCCCCGACCTCGACCCGGCCCGGATCGACGACGTACTGCTCGGCAACGCCAACGGTGCCGGCGAGGAGAACCGCGACGTGGCCCGGATGGCGGTCCTGCTCGCCGGGCTCCCGCCGACCGTGCCCGGCGCGACCGTCAACCGGCTCTGCGGCTCCGGCCTGGAGGCGGTGATCGGCGCCGCCCGGGCGATCGCGGTCGGCGACGCCTCGATCTGCGTCGCCGGTGGCGTCGAGTCGATGACCCGGGCACCCTGGGTACTGCCGAAGCCCGAGACCGGCTATCCGCGCGGGCACGAGACGTTGCACTCCACCACCCTCGGCTGGCGGATGGTCAACCCGGCGATGCCGGCCGAGTGGACCGCCTCGCTCGGCGAGTGCACCGAGATCCTCGCCGAGCGGTACGGGATCTCCCGCGCCGAGCAGGACGCCTTCGCCGTACGCAGCCAGCGGCTCGCCGCGCAGGCCTGGGCCGCCGGGGCGTACGCCGACGAGGTGAGCGCGGTACCCGGCACCGAGTTGGAGACCGACGAGAGCATCCGGCCGGGCACCAGCACCGAGGCGCTGGCCCGGCTCAAGCCGGTGTTCCGGCAGGACGGCACGGTAACCGCCGGCAACTCCTCCCCGCTCAACGACGGGGCGAGCGCGCTGCTGCTCGCCGACCGGGCCGGTGCCGAGGCGGCCGGCCGGACCCCGCTGGCCCGGATCGTCTCCCGCGCCGTGGTCGGCATCGAACCGCAACTGTTCGGGATCGGCCCGGTACGCGCCGCCGAGGAGGCGCTGCGGCGCGCCGGCATCGGCTGGTCGGACCTGGCCGTGGTGGAGCTGAACGAGGCGTTCGCGGCCCAGTCGCTGGCCTGCCTGGCCCAGTGGAAGGAACTCGACCCCGAGATCGTGAACCCGCAGGGCGGGGCGATCGCCCTCGGCCACCCGCTCGGCTCGTCCGGCTCACGCATCCTCGGCTCGCTCGCCTGGCAACTGCACCGCCGTGGTGGTGGGCTGGGCCTCGCCGCCATCTGCATCGGCGTCGGCCAGGGCCTGGCCGTCGTACTGGAAGCCTGA